A window from Leuconostoc mesenteroides subsp. mesenteroides encodes these proteins:
- the purK gene encoding 5-(carboxyamino)imidazole ribonucleotide synthase yields the protein MTRIILPPATIGIIGGGQLGQMMALSAKEMGYRVGILDPTKDSPAGQVSDFQIVADYDDVEALNELSRRSEVLTYEFENVDRDALNEQSEAELPQGTELLRITSNRIIEKKFIRDRAKVPVTNFIEVNSPEDLRKVTFPAILKTVSGGYDGHGQWSINTAQDIINLENDFPSGQLILEQVVNFKQELSIMVSRSQDGKIVTWPIVENIHENHILKMTTVPAAISLTLKNKIEAIAENIADSLKLRGVLGIELFVADEEVWVNELAPRPHNSGHYSIEATNVSQFEGHIRSVVGLPIPPIELQSPAIMLNLLGNELTQAREDLVHHPEWHFHDYGKSAIKHNRKMGHITVLGTENGQKLKEWSDLHEQCN from the coding sequence ATGACGCGAATAATTTTACCGCCGGCAACAATTGGTATCATTGGTGGTGGTCAATTAGGTCAAATGATGGCTCTTTCTGCAAAAGAAATGGGGTATCGTGTCGGGATATTGGATCCCACGAAAGACTCTCCAGCTGGACAAGTATCAGATTTTCAGATAGTTGCTGATTATGATGATGTCGAAGCATTAAATGAATTATCACGACGCAGTGAAGTATTAACATATGAATTTGAAAATGTTGATCGCGATGCATTGAATGAGCAAAGCGAGGCAGAGTTACCGCAAGGTACAGAACTGTTAAGAATCACAAGCAATCGTATTATTGAAAAAAAGTTTATTCGAGATCGTGCTAAAGTACCAGTCACGAATTTCATTGAAGTAAATTCACCCGAAGATTTACGAAAAGTAACATTTCCAGCCATCTTAAAAACAGTGAGTGGTGGATATGACGGGCACGGTCAGTGGTCAATTAATACAGCGCAAGATATTATTAATCTTGAAAATGATTTTCCATCTGGACAATTAATTTTGGAACAAGTTGTGAATTTTAAACAAGAATTAAGTATTATGGTTTCACGTTCCCAAGACGGAAAAATTGTGACCTGGCCGATTGTTGAAAATATTCATGAAAACCACATTTTAAAAATGACAACGGTACCTGCTGCTATTTCACTGACACTCAAGAATAAAATTGAGGCAATTGCTGAGAATATTGCTGATTCACTTAAATTACGTGGTGTACTTGGTATTGAGTTATTTGTCGCTGACGAGGAAGTATGGGTTAACGAATTAGCACCACGACCACATAACTCTGGACATTATAGTATTGAAGCGACCAATGTATCACAGTTTGAAGGACACATTAGAAGTGTCGTCGGTCTACCAATACCACCTATTGAGCTGCAAAGCCCTGCTATAATGTTAAATTTGTTAGGCAATGAGTTGACACAAGCTAGAGAAGATTTAGTCCATCATCCAGAGTGGCATTTTCACGATTATGGTAAATCTGCAATAAAACATAATCGTAAAATGGGGCATATTACAGTATTAGGAACAGAAAATGGTCAAAAGTTAAAAGAATGGAGTGATTTGCATGAACAATGCAACTGA
- a CDS encoding phosphoribosylaminoimidazolesuccinocarboxamide synthase: MNNATEYEGKTVIRGELKYQGKAKQVYFTNNPTILWVHYMDQATALNGKVHENIPEKGRLNSAISHILFKYLTRQGIENHYLSSVSETDELDLALKILPIEVVTRNYASGHFVSKFNATPMQKLTPVVQEFYYKSDELDDPFINDSQILALGFATLSELTKLRDCAQEVNQLLKEVFDEINIDLVDFKLEYGRDSEGKLILADELSPDNMRLVDQKTGQSLDKDVFRKHVGDVTVGYRDVLSRLENLEK, translated from the coding sequence ATGAACAATGCAACTGAATATGAAGGTAAAACTGTGATTCGCGGAGAACTAAAATACCAGGGTAAGGCGAAACAAGTTTATTTCACAAATAATCCTACAATTTTGTGGGTTCATTATATGGATCAAGCAACCGCTTTAAATGGTAAAGTGCATGAAAACATACCAGAAAAAGGCCGGTTAAACAGTGCAATTTCGCATATATTATTTAAGTATTTAACCCGTCAGGGTATTGAAAATCATTATCTTTCTTCGGTTTCTGAAACAGATGAATTAGATTTAGCCCTTAAAATTTTACCCATTGAAGTTGTTACGAGAAACTATGCATCAGGACATTTTGTAAGTAAATTTAATGCAACGCCAATGCAAAAGTTAACACCAGTGGTTCAAGAATTTTATTACAAATCGGACGAGCTAGATGATCCTTTTATAAATGATTCTCAAATTTTAGCTCTTGGTTTTGCAACATTATCAGAACTTACAAAATTACGTGATTGTGCTCAAGAAGTGAATCAATTGCTCAAAGAAGTCTTTGATGAAATTAATATTGACTTAGTTGATTTTAAATTAGAATATGGTCGTGATAGTGAGGGCAAGCTGATCTTGGCTGATGAGTTATCACCAGATAATATGCGCTTGGTGGACCAAAAAACAGGTCAGTCACTTGATAAAGATGTATTTCGAAAACATGTTGGTGATGTTACTGTTGGTTATCGTGATGTACTATCACGTTTAGAAAATTTGGAGAAATAA
- the purS gene encoding phosphoribosylformylglycinamidine synthase subunit PurS, which produces MYLAKIYVTYKPSILDPQGEVIKAALNRMDYSGIEQVSQGKYFEIKLKATDVDAATSEVESFTDALLINQNTETYRFDLSLVAEDEVLS; this is translated from the coding sequence ATGTACTTAGCAAAAATATATGTCACATACAAGCCATCAATCCTTGATCCACAAGGAGAAGTGATTAAAGCGGCATTGAACCGTATGGATTATAGTGGAATTGAGCAAGTATCACAAGGTAAATATTTTGAAATCAAGCTGAAAGCAACCGATGTTGATGCTGCTACTTCAGAAGTTGAAAGTTTTACTGATGCGCTGTTAATCAATCAAAATACAGAAACCTACCGCTTTGATTTGTCTTTGGTAGCTGAGGACGAGGTATTATCATGA
- the purQ gene encoding phosphoribosylformylglycinamidine synthase subunit PurQ, producing the protein MKAAVISFPGSNCDFDMLYALQEFGVDAEIVSAKHNNLKDYDAIFLPGGFSYGDYLRTGAIARFSPIMSAVTQAANDGKLIIGICNGFQILTEAGLLPGQLLTNQKPGFICDEIALSIANPNTAYTNAYEAEEIINIPVAHAEGNYYADAETLTKLEENNLIIFRYVDNPNGSAHDIAGIMNENGNVFGMMPHPERAVDAVTGNDDGKNFFKSILSGILAGA; encoded by the coding sequence ATGAAAGCTGCCGTGATTAGTTTTCCAGGATCAAATTGTGATTTTGATATGTTATACGCATTGCAAGAATTTGGTGTTGATGCAGAAATTGTTTCTGCAAAACATAATAATTTGAAAGACTATGATGCAATCTTTTTACCTGGTGGTTTCTCATACGGAGATTATTTGCGTACAGGAGCAATCGCTCGTTTCTCGCCAATCATGAGTGCTGTGACGCAAGCGGCTAATGATGGCAAGCTTATTATTGGTATTTGTAATGGATTTCAAATTTTGACGGAAGCCGGTTTGCTACCAGGACAGCTATTAACAAATCAAAAACCAGGATTTATTTGCGACGAGATAGCACTCTCAATTGCAAATCCAAACACTGCTTATACAAATGCTTATGAGGCTGAAGAAATAATTAATATTCCTGTGGCGCATGCAGAAGGAAATTATTATGCTGATGCGGAGACATTGACGAAACTTGAAGAGAATAATCTGATTATTTTCCGATATGTGGATAATCCTAATGGGTCAGCACATGATATAGCAGGGATTATGAATGAAAATGGTAATGTCTTTGGTATGATGCCACACCCAGAGCGCGCAGTTGATGCAGTGACTGGTAATGATGATGGTAAGAACTTTTTCAAAAGTATTTTGAGCGGTATTCTCGCAGGAGCCTAA
- the purL gene encoding phosphoribosylformylglycinamidine synthase subunit PurL, which yields MTTNELSPEEVRDTKIYLEWGLTDQEYDLIVKELKRLPNFTETGIFSGMWSEHVSYKKSKPILRKFWSTNERVLQGPGEGAGILDIGDNQAVVFKAESHNHPSFVEPYEGAATGVGGILRDIFSMGAQPIAVLDSLRFGELDNAHTKHIVDGVIAGIAGYGNAIGIPTVGGEIGFDSVYAGNPLVNVMAVGLMDQNAMQVGQAKGIGNSIIYVGAKTGRDGINGASFASAEFSSSEASDRSAVQVGDPFLEKLVMDATLQAIREHSDIIVGIQDMGAAGLLSSSSEMAAKAGMGINLDLDMVPQRETGMTPYELMLSESQERMVLVVKKGEEQAIIDLFQEADLDAVIIGQVTDDGRYRLNFKNEVVADVPVDFLTHAPKQDLPMNEPARLATFTDEQFEPDMGNVKETILTLLAQPTIASKASLFRHFDSQVRADTVIKPGGDAALIRIRDTQKALAMTTDVNARYLYLNPRVGAKMAVAEAARNIVSTGAKPIGITDGLNFGSPDNPEVYYELDQAVSGINDVAKQLNTPIISGNVSLYNETDGQAIYPTPMIGMVGLLEDITKATRTAFQKSGDNIYLVGRTQDSFNGSEIQKMQTGHIDGRLFDFSDADELAVQQLILQATDQRLLNSAHDLSEGGLIVGLLESAFAGNLSFDISVNLADKYLFSETPSRFVVSVSPENRTTFEAIAGDRATKLGTVKADDAINIKTTTNDIQLSLGETKKIYQESIAWKLNAE from the coding sequence ATGACAACAAATGAATTATCACCAGAAGAAGTACGAGATACTAAAATTTATCTAGAATGGGGCCTTACCGACCAAGAATATGATTTGATTGTTAAGGAACTAAAGCGTCTACCTAATTTTACAGAGACAGGTATTTTTTCGGGAATGTGGTCGGAACACGTTTCTTATAAGAAATCAAAGCCAATTTTGCGTAAGTTCTGGTCAACGAACGAACGTGTTTTACAAGGACCAGGTGAAGGTGCGGGTATTTTAGATATTGGTGACAACCAAGCAGTTGTATTTAAGGCAGAAAGCCATAACCATCCGTCGTTTGTTGAACCTTATGAGGGAGCAGCAACGGGTGTTGGTGGTATCTTGCGTGATATTTTTTCAATGGGGGCACAACCCATCGCTGTGCTAGATTCACTACGATTTGGGGAATTAGACAATGCGCATACAAAACATATTGTTGATGGTGTAATTGCAGGTATTGCAGGCTATGGGAATGCAATTGGTATTCCTACAGTAGGTGGTGAAATTGGTTTTGATTCAGTTTATGCAGGAAATCCATTAGTAAATGTCATGGCTGTTGGTTTAATGGATCAAAATGCTATGCAAGTTGGTCAGGCAAAAGGTATTGGAAATTCAATTATTTACGTTGGAGCCAAAACGGGCCGTGATGGTATTAATGGGGCTTCCTTTGCTTCTGCGGAGTTCTCTAGTTCAGAAGCGTCTGATCGTTCGGCTGTTCAAGTTGGCGATCCATTTTTAGAGAAATTAGTGATGGATGCAACCCTTCAAGCAATTCGTGAACATTCTGATATTATTGTTGGTATTCAAGATATGGGTGCTGCTGGCTTACTTTCTTCAAGTTCTGAAATGGCCGCAAAAGCAGGGATGGGCATTAATCTTGATTTGGATATGGTTCCTCAACGTGAAACAGGGATGACACCCTATGAACTCATGCTGTCAGAATCACAAGAGCGTATGGTGCTAGTTGTTAAGAAAGGTGAAGAACAAGCTATTATTGATTTGTTCCAAGAAGCTGATTTGGATGCTGTAATCATTGGCCAAGTTACTGATGATGGTCGTTATCGATTAAACTTTAAAAATGAAGTTGTTGCAGATGTGCCTGTTGATTTCTTAACGCATGCACCAAAGCAAGACTTACCAATGAATGAACCGGCCAGATTAGCGACCTTTACAGATGAACAATTTGAACCAGACATGGGTAACGTTAAAGAAACGATTTTAACATTACTCGCGCAACCAACAATTGCTTCTAAGGCATCATTATTCCGTCATTTTGATTCTCAAGTACGTGCTGATACGGTTATTAAGCCTGGTGGTGATGCAGCGTTGATTCGTATTCGTGACACGCAAAAGGCATTAGCGATGACAACAGATGTCAATGCTCGTTATTTATATCTTAACCCACGTGTGGGGGCCAAAATGGCAGTTGCTGAAGCGGCTAGAAACATTGTATCTACAGGGGCAAAACCAATTGGCATTACAGATGGCTTGAACTTTGGGTCACCTGATAATCCAGAAGTTTACTATGAATTGGATCAAGCGGTTTCCGGTATTAATGACGTAGCTAAACAATTAAATACACCAATTATTTCTGGAAACGTGTCCCTTTATAATGAAACAGATGGGCAAGCAATTTATCCCACACCAATGATTGGCATGGTTGGTTTGCTTGAAGATATTACAAAAGCAACACGAACGGCATTTCAAAAATCAGGCGATAACATTTATCTTGTAGGACGAACGCAAGATAGCTTTAACGGTTCAGAAATTCAAAAAATGCAAACAGGACATATTGACGGACGATTATTTGATTTTAGTGATGCGGATGAGTTAGCAGTGCAACAATTAATTTTACAGGCCACGGATCAACGTTTGCTTAATAGTGCGCATGATTTATCTGAAGGTGGTTTAATTGTTGGTCTTCTTGAAAGCGCCTTCGCTGGAAATCTTAGTTTTGATATCTCGGTAAACTTAGCTGATAAGTATCTATTTTCGGAAACACCAAGTCGTTTTGTAGTCAGTGTGTCTCCTGAAAATAGGACGACATTTGAAGCAATAGCCGGTGATCGAGCAACAAAATTAGGCACGGTTAAAGCAGATGATGCTATTAATATCAAAACGACAACAAACGATATTCAATTGTCACTCGGAGAAACAAAGAAGATCTATCAGGAGAGTATCGCATGGAAGCTAAACGCGGAGTAA
- a CDS encoding amidophosphoribosyltransferase — MEAKRGVTMMNEQKNETSRLNVRSLNEECGIFGVWGRSDAAQLTYYGLHALQHRGQEGAGIVANNNGHLWQERGLGLLSDVFRDTSRIEALAGESAIGHVRYATAGSNGLENIQPLMVNFHDMQISLAHNGNLTNALTLRENLEKEGAIFQSSSDSEILLHLIRRSKADKFIDKLKEALNIVRGGFAFLLLTPYGMFAALDPHAFRPFVIGQMPDGHYIVTSETAAIEVVGAKFVRDVQPGELIAIDDNGLTIDTYTDKTTLNIDSMEYIYFARPDSMIYGVNVHKARKRMGAALAAEQPVPEADIVVGIPNSSLSAAAGFAEASGLPNEMGLVKNQYIARTFIEPTQDKRERAVRMKLSAVRDVVLGKNVVLIDDSIVRGTTSMFIVRMLKEAGAKSVHVRIASPIFKFPSFYGIDMQTTEELMGANHSLREMTKMIEADSLGFLSVGALVKAIDLPYDGEGTGLTTAYFDGHYPSPIYDYKPSLDKFIRDGEVDFVPEPTTTYHPRQVASLRNQERLSDGTIHLDSQTIQGVEI; from the coding sequence ATGGAAGCTAAACGCGGAGTAACAATGATGAACGAACAAAAAAATGAAACATCGCGGCTTAATGTGCGTAGTTTGAATGAAGAATGTGGCATTTTTGGTGTCTGGGGTCGATCTGATGCGGCACAATTAACCTACTATGGACTACATGCATTACAACATCGTGGCCAAGAGGGAGCGGGTATTGTTGCTAACAATAATGGCCATTTGTGGCAAGAACGAGGCCTAGGTCTACTCAGCGATGTTTTTCGTGACACATCTCGTATTGAGGCTCTAGCTGGAGAAAGTGCCATTGGTCATGTACGCTATGCCACAGCTGGATCTAATGGATTAGAAAACATTCAACCTTTGATGGTGAATTTTCATGACATGCAAATCTCATTGGCGCACAATGGGAATTTAACAAATGCACTAACATTACGTGAGAATTTAGAAAAAGAAGGGGCTATATTTCAATCATCTTCTGACTCTGAAATTCTATTACACTTAATTCGTCGGTCTAAAGCTGACAAATTTATTGACAAGCTAAAAGAAGCTTTAAATATTGTGCGTGGTGGATTTGCATTCTTGTTATTGACGCCATATGGTATGTTTGCCGCATTGGATCCACATGCATTTCGACCCTTTGTGATTGGTCAAATGCCTGATGGTCACTATATTGTGACATCTGAAACGGCTGCTATTGAAGTTGTTGGCGCTAAGTTTGTGCGTGATGTACAACCCGGTGAACTAATCGCAATTGACGACAATGGATTAACCATCGATACATATACTGATAAAACCACTTTAAATATTGACTCGATGGAATATATCTATTTTGCTCGCCCTGACTCAATGATTTATGGTGTGAATGTCCACAAGGCACGTAAGCGGATGGGGGCAGCCTTAGCAGCGGAACAACCTGTTCCAGAAGCAGATATTGTTGTTGGTATTCCAAACTCTAGTTTGAGTGCAGCCGCTGGCTTTGCTGAGGCCAGTGGGTTACCCAATGAGATGGGATTAGTCAAAAATCAATATATTGCGCGAACATTTATAGAGCCGACACAGGATAAAAGAGAGCGTGCTGTCCGTATGAAATTAAGTGCTGTTCGAGACGTTGTTCTTGGTAAAAATGTTGTGTTGATTGATGATTCAATTGTCCGTGGTACGACATCGATGTTTATTGTACGTATGTTAAAAGAAGCCGGAGCAAAATCTGTTCATGTTCGAATAGCTAGTCCAATATTTAAGTTTCCGTCATTTTATGGTATTGATATGCAAACAACAGAAGAACTGATGGGCGCAAATCATTCATTGCGTGAAATGACTAAAATGATTGAGGCTGATTCACTTGGATTTTTGTCAGTTGGCGCGCTAGTTAAGGCGATTGATTTGCCGTATGATGGAGAAGGAACTGGGCTAACAACTGCTTACTTTGATGGTCATTATCCAAGTCCAATTTACGACTATAAGCCAAGCCTAGATAAATTTATTCGTGATGGGGAAGTTGATTTTGTTCCTGAACCGACGACTACCTACCACCCTCGTCAAGTGGCTTCATTACGAAACCAGGAACGCTTGTCAGATGGCACAATCCATTTAGATTCACAAACAATTCAAGGGGTGGAAATATGA
- a CDS encoding phosphoribosylformylglycinamidine cyclo-ligase, translating to MSEKNAYQKAGVDIQAGERAVDLMKNAVADTYNDQVLDGIGGFGAAFALGKGYTDPVLVSGADGVGTKLLLAIAADKHNTIGQDLVAMVANDILAQGAKPAFLLDYLAVDKMRPEVVAEIVTGIAKAAKASNMSLIGGESAELPGLYAEKHYDLAAFAVGVAERQQLLSSQNVSEGDILIGLPSSGIHSNGYSLVRHVFDIHSDDDFNQLSSETKETLLTPTALYAKSVWPLVEANLVQSMAHITGGGIVENLPRALPENVSAEISWGSWPILPIFNELQTKGKLSLEDMLLTFNNGLGMILIVKPQHLADAMTLLTQQNQTAYVLGKITSAQNERVVFTGNQPW from the coding sequence ATGAGTGAGAAAAATGCGTATCAAAAGGCTGGCGTTGACATTCAGGCAGGAGAGCGTGCTGTTGATTTAATGAAAAATGCAGTTGCAGATACTTATAATGACCAAGTTCTTGATGGTATTGGTGGCTTTGGCGCCGCATTTGCTTTAGGAAAAGGATATACCGATCCTGTTCTGGTTTCAGGCGCTGATGGTGTAGGAACAAAGTTGCTGCTAGCTATCGCTGCGGATAAGCATAACACGATAGGGCAAGACTTAGTAGCAATGGTGGCTAATGATATTTTGGCTCAGGGTGCAAAACCAGCTTTCTTGCTTGATTATTTAGCTGTAGACAAAATGAGACCAGAAGTTGTTGCTGAAATTGTCACTGGTATCGCCAAAGCTGCCAAAGCATCAAATATGTCTTTGATTGGTGGTGAAAGTGCCGAATTACCAGGATTGTACGCGGAAAAGCACTATGATTTAGCAGCCTTTGCTGTTGGTGTTGCAGAACGTCAGCAGTTATTGTCATCACAAAATGTTTCTGAAGGGGATATTTTGATTGGATTACCATCTTCTGGTATTCATTCAAATGGTTACTCACTAGTACGTCATGTTTTTGATATTCATTCAGATGATGATTTTAATCAATTATCATCTGAAACAAAAGAAACACTTCTGACACCAACAGCCTTATATGCTAAATCTGTTTGGCCACTTGTGGAAGCTAATCTAGTACAGTCAATGGCACATATTACTGGCGGTGGAATTGTTGAAAACTTGCCTAGGGCGTTACCAGAAAATGTCTCTGCAGAAATAAGTTGGGGTTCATGGCCTATCTTACCAATTTTTAATGAGTTGCAGACTAAGGGAAAACTGTCATTGGAAGATATGTTATTGACTTTTAATAATGGACTTGGAATGATTTTGATTGTAAAACCACAGCATCTAGCAGATGCAATGACATTACTGACGCAACAAAATCAAACAGCTTACGTACTTGGAAAAATAACGTCTGCTCAGAACGAAAGAGTTGTGTTTACAGGTAATCAACCATGGTGA
- the purN gene encoding phosphoribosylglycinamide formyltransferase: MVRKIRLAVFASGTGTNFQALNDAILQRGLNAEIVRLIVDKSTAGALNLAKIFGIPATAIKYSDYETKLEAEQVIINQLKTDQVDGILLAGFMRILTPKLIDAYPGKIINLHPAMLPKFPGRQSILDAFEAGVTETGVTVHFVDNGIDTGEIIAQEVVQIYDDDTLDLLETRIHNLEHVLYPNTLAKLIDEGVFLK; encoded by the coding sequence ATGGTGAGGAAAATTAGATTAGCAGTTTTTGCCTCTGGAACAGGGACCAACTTTCAAGCACTAAATGATGCCATTTTACAACGAGGTCTTAATGCTGAGATAGTACGCCTGATAGTCGATAAATCAACTGCCGGGGCTTTGAATTTAGCTAAAATATTCGGTATTCCTGCTACAGCGATAAAATATTCAGATTATGAAACAAAGCTTGAAGCGGAACAGGTCATTATTAATCAACTTAAAACAGATCAGGTTGATGGTATTTTGTTGGCTGGCTTTATGCGTATTTTGACGCCAAAGTTAATCGATGCTTATCCAGGGAAGATTATTAATCTCCATCCGGCCATGCTACCTAAATTTCCGGGACGACAGAGTATCTTAGATGCCTTTGAAGCTGGTGTTACAGAGACAGGAGTAACTGTTCATTTTGTGGATAATGGTATTGATACTGGCGAGATAATAGCTCAAGAAGTTGTACAAATTTATGATGATGACACGCTGGATTTACTAGAAACACGTATTCATAATCTTGAACACGTACTGTATCCTAACACACTTGCAAAGTTAATAGATGAAGGAGTATTTTTAAAATGA